In Azospirillaceae bacterium, a genomic segment contains:
- a CDS encoding complex I NDUFA9 subunit family protein, translated as MGTSIRIATVFGGAGFIGRHVIRRLARTGCIIRVPARHPGEAAFLKTNGAVGQIVPMAVDIADDASVARAIEGADLVINLMGILAESGRRQRFDLVHGEGPGRIARLAKGADVARLIHVSALGADAGSRSAYARSKAAGEQAVRAVFPEATILRPSVIFGPEDNFFNRFAGMAARLPFVPLIGGGSTRFQPVYVGDVADAIINAALNTGAEGKTFELGGPRAYSFRELVQLTLDLTGRKTRLVSLPWGLASLQATFLELVPGKPLTRDQVTLLKSDNVLSGKLPGLADLGVTPTAAEVILPTYLDRFQVNGRFDTYRQGPSLPQLTRIDAHGQHH; from the coding sequence ATGGGCACTAGCATTCGTATCGCCACCGTGTTCGGCGGGGCCGGCTTCATCGGCCGCCATGTCATCCGCCGCCTGGCCAGGACGGGCTGCATCATCCGCGTGCCCGCCCGCCACCCGGGCGAGGCCGCCTTCCTGAAGACCAACGGCGCCGTGGGCCAGATCGTCCCCATGGCCGTGGACATCGCCGACGATGCCTCCGTCGCCCGCGCCATCGAGGGCGCCGACCTGGTCATCAACCTGATGGGCATCCTGGCCGAGTCCGGCCGCCGCCAGCGTTTCGACCTGGTGCATGGCGAGGGCCCCGGCCGCATCGCCCGCCTGGCCAAGGGCGCCGATGTCGCCCGCCTGATCCATGTGTCGGCCTTGGGCGCCGACGCCGGCTCCCGTTCCGCCTACGCCCGCAGCAAGGCGGCGGGTGAGCAGGCGGTGCGCGCCGTGTTCCCCGAGGCGACGATCCTGCGCCCCAGCGTGATCTTCGGGCCCGAGGACAACTTCTTCAACCGCTTCGCCGGCATGGCGGCCCGCCTGCCGTTCGTGCCGCTGATCGGCGGCGGTTCCACCCGCTTCCAGCCGGTCTATGTCGGTGACGTGGCCGATGCCATCATCAATGCCGCGCTGAACACCGGTGCCGAGGGCAAGACGTTCGAGCTGGGCGGCCCGCGCGCCTACAGCTTCCGTGAACTGGTGCAACTGACCCTGGACCTGACCGGCCGCAAGACGCGCCTGGTGTCCCTGCCCTGGGGGTTGGCCAGCCTGCAGGCCACCTTCCTGGAACTGGTGCCCGGCAAGCCGCTGACCCGCGACCAGGTCACCCTGCTGAAGTCCGACAACGTGCTGTCCGGCAAGCTGCCGGGCCTGGCCGACCTGGGTGTCACGCCCACTGCGGCCGAGGTGATCCTGCCCACCTACCTGGACCGTTTCCAGGTCAACGGCCGTTTCGACACCTACCGCCAGGGCCCGTCCCTGCCGCAACTGACCCGCATCGACGCCCACGGCCAGCACCACTGA
- a CDS encoding ribonuclease D has translation MPIDLYDGDLPDGLDLGPVVAIDTETMGLNPHRDRLCLVQLSSGDGRCHLVQLRQGQYDAPNLKRLLTNPAQLKLFHFARFDIAVLNKYLGVVTAPVYCTKIASKLVRTYTDRHGLKDLCRDVLGVELSKQQQSSDWGAEELTAEQLKYAASDVLYLHEIKAKFDAVLAREGRTELADACFRFLPHRALLDLAGWDEPDIFAH, from the coding sequence ATGCCCATCGATCTTTATGACGGCGATTTGCCCGACGGCCTGGACCTGGGCCCGGTGGTGGCCATCGATACCGAAACCATGGGCCTGAACCCGCACCGCGACCGGCTGTGCCTGGTGCAGCTGTCGTCCGGCGACGGCCGCTGCCATCTGGTGCAACTGCGCCAGGGCCAATATGACGCACCCAACCTGAAGCGCCTGCTGACCAACCCGGCCCAGCTGAAGCTGTTCCATTTCGCGCGCTTCGACATCGCCGTGCTGAACAAGTACCTGGGCGTGGTGACCGCGCCGGTCTACTGCACCAAGATCGCGTCCAAGCTGGTACGCACCTACACCGACCGCCACGGCCTGAAGGATCTGTGCCGCGACGTGCTGGGCGTGGAACTGTCCAAACAGCAGCAGTCGTCCGACTGGGGTGCTGAGGAACTGACGGCCGAACAGCTGAAGTACGCCGCCTCCGACGTGCTGTACCTGCATGAGATCAAGGCCAAGTTCGACGCCGTGCTGGCGCGCGAAGGCCGGACGGAACTGGCCGACGCCTGCTTCCGCTTCCTGCCGCACCGCGCCCTGCTGGACCTGGCCGGTTGGGACGAACCCGACATTTTCGCCCACTGA
- a CDS encoding LptA/OstA family protein yields the protein MAGEPGLLPFNPPAVTPSPTGAIDITSDETMEWHDDQLAAVARGHVIVIRGEDTLHCDTLVVYYRKTKDGSTEMYRMAADGQVHMASPSQEAFGDHGVYDVDQDVTVLTGDHLHMVTRADTVYAKDTLEYWKQQQLMVARGNAVAINDKGDRIRADVLVGILEQNAAKQLEMTRMDAKGNVLIVTPKDIARGSEGTYNVKTRIAILTGDVKLTQGQNQVNGHRAEVNNATGVSRMLPDDTVKGGRVHSVLVPKKSNNPPPAAPGTPPTSTPGPGGGAQP from the coding sequence GTGGCGGGGGAACCCGGCCTGCTGCCCTTCAACCCGCCCGCGGTGACGCCATCGCCCACCGGCGCCATCGACATCACCTCGGATGAGACGATGGAATGGCACGACGACCAGTTGGCCGCCGTGGCGCGCGGCCATGTCATCGTGATCCGGGGGGAAGACACCCTGCATTGCGACACCCTGGTCGTGTATTATCGCAAGACCAAGGACGGCTCGACCGAGATGTACCGCATGGCCGCCGACGGCCAGGTGCACATGGCCTCGCCCAGCCAGGAGGCGTTCGGCGACCACGGCGTCTATGACGTGGACCAGGACGTGACCGTCCTGACCGGCGACCACCTGCACATGGTCACGCGCGCCGACACCGTCTACGCCAAGGACACCCTGGAATATTGGAAGCAGCAGCAGCTGATGGTGGCGCGCGGCAACGCCGTCGCCATCAACGACAAGGGCGACCGTATCCGCGCCGACGTGCTGGTGGGCATCCTGGAACAGAACGCCGCCAAGCAGCTGGAAATGACGCGCATGGACGCCAAGGGCAACGTGCTGATCGTCACGCCCAAGGACATCGCCCGCGGCAGCGAAGGCACCTATAACGTGAAGACGCGCATCGCCATCCTGACGGGCGATGTGAAGCTGACTCAGGGCCAGAACCAGGTGAACGGCCACCGGGCCGAGGTCAACAACGCCACGGGCGTCAGCCGCATGCTGCCCGACGACACGGTGAAGGGTGGGCGCGTGCACAGCGTGCTGGTGCCCAAGAAATCCAACAACCCGCCCCCCGCCGCCCCCGGCACCCCCCCCACCAGCACGCCCGGTCCCGGCGGCGGAGCACAGCCATGA
- the lptB gene encoding LPS export ABC transporter ATP-binding protein codes for MSTAKTPDTAKAPEGKVPAAPKAKDDAKGGPRLVSDNPNNGLTATKLGKSYKGRPVLRDVSVSVRRGEVVGLLGPNGAGKTTSFYIMTGLIMPDYGTITLDGLEVTDLPMYRRARLGIGYLPQEASIFRGLSVENNIRAVLEVVEQDRDKREATLDELLAEFSISHLRRTSALALSGGERRRVEIARALASAPNFILLDEPFAGIDPIAVNDIRELVSHLRDRGIGVLITDHNVRETLDIVDRAYILHDGMVLMEGLPSEIVAHKDVRRVYLGERFSL; via the coding sequence ATGAGCACGGCCAAGACCCCCGATACCGCCAAGGCGCCCGAAGGCAAGGTGCCTGCGGCACCCAAGGCCAAGGACGATGCCAAGGGCGGTCCGCGCCTAGTGTCGGACAACCCCAACAACGGGCTGACCGCGACCAAGCTGGGCAAGAGCTACAAGGGCCGTCCCGTGCTGCGCGACGTCAGCGTCAGCGTGCGCCGGGGCGAGGTCGTGGGCCTGCTGGGCCCCAACGGCGCCGGCAAGACCACCAGCTTCTACATCATGACCGGGCTGATCATGCCCGATTACGGCACCATCACGCTGGACGGGCTGGAGGTCACCGACCTGCCCATGTACCGCCGCGCGCGCCTGGGCATCGGCTATCTGCCGCAGGAGGCCTCGATCTTCCGCGGCCTGTCGGTTGAGAACAACATCCGCGCCGTGCTGGAAGTGGTGGAGCAGGATCGCGACAAGCGCGAGGCCACGCTGGACGAGCTGCTGGCGGAATTCTCCATCAGCCATTTGCGCCGCACCTCCGCCCTGGCGCTGTCGGGTGGTGAGCGCCGTCGCGTGGAAATCGCCCGCGCGCTGGCATCGGCCCCCAACTTCATCCTGCTGGACGAACCCTTCGCCGGCATCGACCCCATCGCCGTCAACGACATCCGCGAACTGGTCAGTCATTTGCGCGACCGCGGCATCGGTGTGCTGATCACCGACCACAACGTTCGCGAAACCCTGGACATCGTTGATCGCGCATACATTCTCCACGACGGTATGGTATTGATGGAGGGACTACCGTCGGAGATCGTGGCGCACAAGGACGTGCGCCGTGTGTATCTGGGGGAACGGTTCAGTCTGTAA
- the lptC gene encoding LPS export ABC transporter periplasmic protein LptC, which yields MTLPPTPESPGAQNGDAGGIRQPATPAGSASPDKAASAPPAATTRGGWASARHTRRVNQAKVVLPTLAGLTIAAIALWPLIKETTQPRQADPGNGQLEMLDAHFLGTDKTDRPVEVRADRAMQESNQENLIDLVSPEAEITLKSGQWVTLNGDTGRYDKQSGHLTLEGRVTLFHDHGYEFTTDKAEVDTNKNLAWSNARVAGQGPFGDIDAGGFRMTDKGDTIVFTGKARLRLMEKERKPVDGAQPPQAPPPQKTPQPATARKAPTVQPPTTSTSKAPAGTARTGGMQP from the coding sequence ATGACCCTGCCCCCCACCCCAGAAAGCCCCGGCGCCCAGAACGGCGACGCGGGCGGGATTCGGCAGCCGGCGACGCCGGCCGGTTCCGCTTCCCCCGACAAGGCCGCGTCCGCGCCGCCGGCGGCCACCACCCGCGGCGGCTGGGCCAGCGCCCGCCACACTCGGCGGGTAAACCAGGCCAAGGTGGTGCTGCCCACCCTGGCGGGCCTGACCATCGCCGCCATCGCGCTGTGGCCCCTGATCAAGGAGACCACGCAGCCCCGGCAGGCCGACCCCGGCAATGGCCAGCTGGAGATGCTGGACGCCCATTTCCTGGGCACGGACAAGACCGATCGCCCCGTGGAGGTGCGCGCCGACCGCGCCATGCAGGAGAGCAATCAGGAAAACCTGATCGATCTTGTTTCGCCGGAAGCCGAGATCACGTTAAAGAGTGGACAGTGGGTGACCCTGAACGGGGACACCGGGCGGTACGACAAGCAGTCCGGCCACCTGACGCTGGAAGGAAGGGTCACGCTGTTCCACGACCATGGTTATGAGTTCACGACCGACAAGGCGGAAGTGGACACCAACAAGAACCTCGCCTGGAGCAACGCGCGCGTGGCCGGCCAGGGCCCGTTCGGCGACATCGACGCCGGCGGCTTCCGCATGACCGACAAGGGCGACACCATCGTCTTCACCGGCAAGGCGCGCCTGCGCCTGATGGAGAAGGAACGCAAGCCGGTGGACGGCGCCCAGCCGCCCCAGGCGCCCCCCCCGCAAAAGACGCCCCAGCCGGCGACGGCGCGCAAGGCGCCCACCGTCCAACCCCCAACCACATCCACCAGCAAGGCCCCGGCCGGGACCGCGCGGACCGGAGGCATGCAACCGTGA
- a CDS encoding undecaprenyl-diphosphate phosphatase, with the protein MSFLQTLIFAIIQGITELFPISSVAHGVLTPFLLGWDLDQAFLKEHFLPYLVMLHLGTAAALLVFFWRDWVNLLVGVIKGGEDRRVLALLIVGTIPAAVLGLAFEKVLRAVFSDPASAAFFLIVNGVLLFFGERLRGRGDRTLAELGFGQALMIGLAQSLALIPGFSRSGASMVAGFWAGLKHEEAARFSMLLATPIILGASLLVVPKMLRQADPDVIQSGLIGGAVAGVCALIAVWALMRWFKRNEVDAMRPFAFYCWALGAVVLGMVYL; encoded by the coding sequence ATGTCTTTTTTGCAGACCCTGATCTTCGCGATCATCCAGGGCATCACCGAGCTCTTCCCCATCAGCAGCGTGGCGCACGGGGTGTTGACCCCCTTCCTGCTGGGCTGGGACCTGGACCAGGCCTTCCTTAAGGAGCACTTCCTGCCCTATCTGGTGATGCTGCACCTGGGCACGGCCGCGGCCCTGCTGGTGTTCTTCTGGCGGGATTGGGTCAACCTGCTGGTCGGCGTGATCAAGGGCGGCGAGGATCGCCGCGTGCTGGCCTTGCTTATCGTCGGCACCATCCCCGCCGCCGTGCTTGGCCTGGCGTTCGAGAAGGTGCTGCGCGCCGTCTTCAGCGACCCGGCCAGCGCCGCCTTTTTCCTGATCGTCAACGGCGTCCTGCTGTTCTTTGGCGAGCGGCTGCGGGGACGGGGCGACCGCACCCTGGCGGAGCTGGGCTTCGGCCAGGCGCTGATGATCGGCCTGGCCCAGTCGCTGGCCCTGATCCCCGGCTTCTCCCGCTCCGGCGCCAGCATGGTGGCGGGCTTCTGGGCCGGCCTGAAACATGAAGAGGCGGCGCGCTTCTCCATGCTGCTGGCCACCCCCATCATCCTGGGCGCCAGCCTGCTGGTGGTGCCCAAGATGCTGCGCCAGGCCGACCCGGACGTGATCCAGAGCGGCCTGATCGGCGGTGCCGTGGCCGGCGTCTGCGCCCTGATCGCCGTCTGGGCCCTGATGCGCTGGTTCAAGCGCAACGAAGTCGACGCCATGCGCCCCTTCGCCTTCTATTGCTGGGCCCTGGGCGCCGTCGTGCTGGGCATGGTGTACCTTTAA